The following proteins come from a genomic window of Marispirochaeta sp.:
- a CDS encoding helix-turn-helix transcriptional regulator has translation MPIVVNLDVMMAKRKKRLNELASAIGITEANLSILKTGKAKAVRFSTLQAICRELNCQPGDLLTFEPDK, from the coding sequence ATGCCCATTGTTGTAAATCTGGATGTCATGATGGCAAAGCGGAAAAAGCGTCTGAATGAACTTGCATCCGCGATAGGAATTACAGAAGCCAATCTAAGCATCTTAAAAACCGGAAAAGCCAAAGCTGTTCGCTTCAGTACATTACAGGCAATTTGCCGTGAACTGAATTGTCAACCCGGCGATCTTTTAACTTTTGAACCGGATAAGTAA
- a CDS encoding DUF2975 domain-containing protein — protein MSTQVPPFLENKTLLRLLRTGVFLWMIVWPLIILGFWLSLPKLPESWITQFVDVSKYTITPCVPWIGSAVSLLPIAIHFLLCLNLIRLFNNWLKGIIFSEQTIRIFTKLSLFYLLGTVSGILMNTLNSLLLTMGNTPGEHILSLSFSSTDLSGLGTAGFLYVLAFIMRQAYQLQKDADLTI, from the coding sequence ATGTCAACGCAAGTCCCTCCATTTCTTGAGAATAAGACTCTATTGCGTCTTCTACGTACGGGAGTTTTTTTGTGGATGATAGTTTGGCCTCTGATAATACTTGGCTTCTGGCTGAGTCTTCCCAAACTGCCTGAATCATGGATTACTCAATTTGTCGATGTATCCAAGTATACAATAACTCCCTGCGTCCCCTGGATCGGATCAGCTGTTTCCTTACTGCCGATTGCGATTCACTTCTTATTGTGCCTGAACCTCATTCGCCTGTTTAACAACTGGCTGAAAGGCATTATTTTTTCAGAGCAAACCATACGCATATTCACAAAATTAAGTCTCTTTTATCTTCTTGGAACGGTTTCTGGTATTTTAATGAATACACTCAATTCTCTTCTTCTGACAATGGGGAATACCCCTGGAGAACATATCCTGAGTCTGAGTTTTAGTTCCACAGACTTATCCGGTTTGGGCACTGCGGGTTTTCTTTATGTCCTGGCATTTATCATGCGTCAGGCATATCAGCTCCAGAAGGATGCTGATCTAACGATTTAG
- a CDS encoding glycoside hydrolase family 88 protein has protein sequence MNRNNYSPRKTARLAAAALMHACPDPLELPPAGRWHYHQGVFLLGLQRLAELDDDLRLLDYTHRYLDGLIAPDGNVPLVQTELDAMQPGNLLYRFLDESPDNKRFRTAIDTIVALLDNFPRTDQGGFWHKHKYPNQQWLDGLYMAGPVSVHYGRKFDRPDYFRLFATQARLIEAGANDPASGLLRHGFDRSREAPWADTTDGKAPEVWGRALGWFPAALLDMLDYIPPGSEEADELREIFQRVMPPIINNRDSASRLWFQVIDRPDDPANWIESSCSALFIYSIAKGVRTGLLDPTLLTTAKESFAALLKQCCSLNADGLFELNNICIGTGIGTCDFYLQRPVRTNDLHGVGAFILAAVELARATEGQVI, from the coding sequence ATGAACCGAAATAACTATTCACCCCGCAAGACGGCCCGCCTGGCAGCCGCTGCCCTGATGCACGCCTGTCCCGATCCGTTGGAGCTTCCTCCTGCCGGCCGCTGGCATTACCATCAGGGAGTATTTCTCCTGGGCCTGCAGCGCCTGGCGGAACTGGACGACGACCTCCGGCTCCTGGACTATACACACCGCTATCTTGACGGCCTGATCGCCCCCGACGGGAACGTTCCCCTGGTGCAGACGGAACTGGATGCCATGCAACCTGGAAACCTCCTCTACCGCTTTCTTGACGAGTCGCCCGATAATAAGCGGTTCAGGACGGCCATCGATACCATAGTCGCCCTGCTGGATAATTTTCCCCGGACCGACCAGGGCGGCTTCTGGCATAAGCATAAGTATCCGAATCAGCAATGGCTCGACGGACTTTACATGGCGGGGCCGGTGTCCGTGCACTATGGCCGGAAGTTTGATCGACCCGACTATTTCCGCCTCTTTGCAACCCAGGCACGTTTAATTGAGGCCGGTGCTAATGATCCGGCCAGCGGTCTCCTGCGCCACGGCTTCGACCGAAGCAGGGAAGCCCCCTGGGCTGATACGACCGACGGCAAGGCTCCGGAGGTCTGGGGCCGCGCTCTGGGATGGTTTCCCGCCGCCCTGCTGGATATGCTCGACTATATTCCCCCGGGTAGCGAAGAAGCGGATGAACTGCGAGAGATTTTTCAGCGGGTTATGCCGCCCATCATAAATAACCGTGATTCTGCCAGCCGCCTCTGGTTTCAGGTAATCGACAGGCCCGATGATCCGGCCAACTGGATTGAGTCTTCCTGTTCGGCCCTCTTCATTTACTCCATCGCCAAGGGGGTCCGAACCGGTCTTCTGGATCCGACACTGCTGACAACAGCAAAAGAGTCTTTCGCTGCGTTATTGAAACAGTGCTGCAGTTTAAATGCCGATGGGCTCTTTGAACTCAATAATATCTGCATCGGCACCGGCATCGGTACCTGCGACTTCTATCTGCAGCGGCCGGTCAGAACCAACGATCTCCACGGGGTCGGCGCTTTCATTCTGGCTGCCGTAGAACTCGCCAGGGCGACCGAAGGCCAGGTAATTTAA
- a CDS encoding extracellular solute-binding protein yields MNKTLVVSILILAVSVTLVANGSKEATGSGAELKSVSAVFDRVLLKENGQDEWAEAFKAMTGVELNIVKPAHNQYSEILGATFASGDLPDLVEIQTGDYLTYAASGNLVPLEEYIETSDAVKDIPAELIEAYRLKDGHIYGFPTYNGGGCVSYIRKDWLDNVGLDVPETWDEFMAVLKAFRDDDPDGNGKDDTIGMTLPFAVPAMEFDYYNRFIMQDAMFGFQEKNGRWVDGFTQPEMKAALKRFQDLYAEELIDTEFFSNKTSAARSKIYDSQAGVMEYWSGTWAQRFDSSAKNSNPDAVVIPIPPIREAFYINRVGPLFAITVAADNPAQIFDVFINTMLDKGEGQILFTHGIEGKHFQKGVNGYEMLPEPANPDRPFDKAFSDPTLIMNGWEPLVPLNDLISLSRDIHRNNSIQLSLPEGGNTYVKYVGELMTLKQEVFSKIVVGDVSVDEGLAEYRRKATALKIDEILAELND; encoded by the coding sequence ATGAATAAAACACTCGTTGTATCCATTCTGATCCTGGCCGTCAGCGTAACGCTTGTTGCCAACGGTTCCAAGGAAGCGACCGGCTCCGGCGCGGAGCTGAAGTCCGTCAGCGCGGTCTTCGACAGGGTTCTCCTGAAGGAGAACGGCCAGGATGAATGGGCCGAGGCCTTCAAGGCCATGACCGGGGTAGAACTCAACATCGTCAAACCCGCTCACAACCAGTATTCCGAGATTCTCGGCGCGACCTTCGCCTCGGGAGATCTGCCAGATCTGGTCGAGATTCAAACCGGCGATTATCTGACGTATGCTGCATCGGGGAATCTGGTTCCGCTGGAGGAGTATATTGAGACCTCCGACGCGGTCAAGGATATTCCCGCCGAGCTGATCGAGGCCTACCGTTTGAAGGACGGTCACATCTACGGTTTTCCGACCTACAACGGCGGCGGCTGCGTAAGCTATATCCGCAAGGACTGGCTGGATAATGTCGGCCTTGATGTTCCAGAAACCTGGGACGAGTTTATGGCCGTACTTAAAGCCTTCCGGGACGACGATCCCGACGGGAACGGCAAGGACGACACCATCGGCATGACTCTGCCTTTCGCTGTTCCGGCCATGGAATTCGACTACTATAACCGGTTCATCATGCAGGACGCGATGTTCGGTTTCCAGGAGAAGAACGGCCGCTGGGTCGACGGTTTCACCCAGCCTGAGATGAAAGCCGCCCTTAAGCGCTTCCAGGATCTCTATGCCGAAGAGCTGATCGATACCGAGTTCTTCTCCAACAAGACTTCCGCCGCCCGCAGCAAGATCTACGACAGCCAGGCGGGCGTTATGGAGTACTGGTCCGGGACCTGGGCCCAGCGCTTCGACTCCAGCGCCAAGAACTCCAACCCCGATGCGGTTGTAATTCCGATCCCGCCTATCAGGGAAGCCTTCTACATCAACCGTGTCGGTCCGCTCTTTGCGATAACCGTGGCGGCCGACAATCCGGCTCAGATATTCGATGTCTTCATCAATACCATGCTCGACAAGGGCGAGGGACAGATCCTCTTTACTCACGGCATTGAGGGCAAGCATTTCCAGAAGGGCGTCAACGGCTACGAGATGCTCCCCGAACCGGCCAATCCCGACCGGCCTTTCGATAAAGCCTTCTCCGATCCGACTCTGATCATGAACGGCTGGGAGCCCCTGGTCCCGTTGAACGATCTGATCAGCCTCTCCCGGGATATCCACCGCAATAACTCCATTCAGCTCTCGCTGCCGGAGGGCGGTAATACCTACGTCAAATATGTAGGAGAGCTGATGACCCTGAAGCAGGAGGTCTTCTCAAAGATCGTCGTGGGCGATGTGAGCGTAGACGAAGGTCTTGCAGAGTACAGGCGAAAGGCGACGGCTTTGAAGATCGATGAGATTCTGGCCGAATTGAACGACTAA
- a CDS encoding carbohydrate ABC transporter permease, with product MSVTLKLRRETPGRKTFVVMNTLLMILIMSVVLVPLAKVVIDSVDERASETVFRILPEVFTLDAYRIILSRKALYRPFLISLFTTTVGTIISMTITSLYAYGLAQRDLPGRRFLLIMALITMVFRAGMIPLFLVVRNLGLMNKLAAVLLVHAMDAYYLLLLRNFFMTIPSSIIDAAEIDGCTPGMTFLRVVLPLSKPGLAAVGLFYVVFYWNQFFDYIIYIQTRPELHNFQVFLRSLVIETDTQGFEGFAFASQSLKNAAVVASIVPVMLLYPFVQKYFVKGINLGAVKG from the coding sequence ATGAGCGTAACCTTAAAACTACGGCGAGAAACGCCGGGACGTAAAACTTTCGTTGTAATGAATACCCTCCTGATGATCCTGATCATGAGCGTGGTGCTGGTACCTCTGGCCAAGGTGGTGATCGACTCAGTGGACGAACGGGCCTCGGAGACGGTTTTCCGGATTCTGCCCGAGGTCTTCACTCTCGATGCCTACCGGATCATCCTGAGCCGAAAGGCCCTCTACCGTCCCTTTCTGATCAGTCTTTTCACCACCACCGTCGGGACGATCATCTCGATGACTATTACCTCCCTCTACGCCTACGGGCTGGCCCAGCGGGATCTTCCCGGGCGGCGATTCCTGTTGATCATGGCTCTGATTACCATGGTTTTCCGGGCCGGCATGATTCCTCTCTTTTTAGTGGTCCGTAACCTGGGTTTAATGAACAAGCTTGCAGCGGTGCTGCTGGTCCACGCAATGGATGCCTACTATCTGCTGCTGCTGCGGAATTTCTTCATGACCATACCATCCTCCATCATCGACGCGGCCGAGATCGACGGCTGCACACCGGGAATGACCTTCCTGCGGGTGGTGCTGCCCTTATCGAAACCGGGCCTCGCAGCGGTGGGACTCTTCTACGTGGTCTTCTACTGGAATCAGTTCTTCGACTACATCATCTATATTCAGACCCGGCCGGAACTGCACAACTTTCAGGTCTTTTTGCGCAGTCTGGTTATCGAAACAGACACCCAGGGCTTTGAAGGCTTCGCCTTCGCGAGTCAGAGCCTGAAAAACGCGGCGGTGGTGGCCTCGATTGTACCTGTCATGCTGCTTTACCCCTTTGTGCAGAAGTACTTCGTAAAGGGGATCAATCTCGGAGCGGTAAAGGGATAG
- a CDS encoding ABC transporter permease subunit: protein MPSAGTAAHSAGSVKKRILKYRVFYLFMLPGFLFFVIFHYLPMLGLRWAFFDYDLRGVGDFIGFEHFRDAFASDGFRRAFGNTLLLSSANIVIQMSLIISISLLLNEIVNRGFKRFVQTIIYLPHFLSWVVVGSLFTLMLSQQGGLVNAAITSVGGKPIYFLGDTSWWRLVYLFALSWREVGWGTVIFLATLSGIDPQLYEAAWMDGANRWQQMISVTLPHLVPVIIIVLIMNLAKIFNLFESVFVLYNPLVYSVSDVIQTYVYRSGLKEFRFGYATAVGLFRSVIAFALVMTANRLSKRVSGETAI from the coding sequence ATGCCGTCAGCAGGAACAGCGGCCCATTCGGCCGGTTCTGTAAAAAAGAGGATCCTGAAATACCGGGTATTTTATCTTTTTATGCTTCCCGGGTTTCTCTTCTTTGTTATCTTCCATTATCTTCCCATGCTGGGGCTGCGCTGGGCCTTCTTCGATTACGATCTGCGGGGCGTGGGCGACTTTATCGGGTTTGAGCATTTCCGCGATGCCTTTGCCAGCGACGGTTTCCGCCGGGCCTTTGGCAACACACTCCTGTTAAGCAGCGCCAACATAGTAATTCAGATGAGTTTGATCATTTCGATCTCGCTGCTCTTGAACGAGATTGTCAACCGGGGGTTTAAGCGGTTTGTGCAGACGATTATCTACCTGCCTCACTTCCTCTCCTGGGTGGTTGTCGGCTCTCTCTTTACCCTCATGCTCAGTCAGCAGGGGGGCCTTGTTAACGCCGCAATCACCTCGGTGGGAGGCAAACCGATCTACTTCCTGGGCGACACCTCCTGGTGGCGCCTGGTTTACCTCTTCGCGCTGAGTTGGCGGGAGGTTGGCTGGGGAACTGTTATATTCCTGGCCACCTTAAGCGGAATCGATCCCCAGCTTTACGAGGCGGCCTGGATGGACGGCGCCAACCGCTGGCAACAGATGATCAGCGTGACCCTCCCGCACCTTGTTCCGGTAATCATCATCGTCCTGATTATGAACCTGGCCAAGATATTCAATCTCTTCGAGTCGGTATTCGTCCTCTATAATCCGCTGGTCTACAGCGTCTCCGACGTGATCCAGACCTACGTCTACCGTTCAGGGCTAAAGGAGTTCCGCTTCGGCTACGCCACCGCCGTGGGACTCTTCCGCTCGGTTATTGCTTTCGCGCTGGTAATGACGGCCAACCGCCTCTCGAAACGTGTCAGCGGCGAAACAGCGATATAG
- a CDS encoding helix-turn-helix domain-containing protein, translating into MVSLRVFTRFLATYILLISLPLITGTLLVQALVEEYERKVTESQITLLDQGRAGIESLMNDVEWQAYQISGNAKLLRFLSSSGKGDGLDNFLMREIVSDFNSYLLYSNMITSTFYVYCPDQETIFTPYSIYHTGDFVDGKTFFHMREIRTADWHEMVFARYHLGTVLPSRPVTIEDFKNKSMIPYLQSIPLGYLQSSEDVEAAVIFLIGEDEISRHLESLGLPREGYAYMVDEDNRVLTATGREKEDVPYRELPDMPHTGAFWSEDASQLVVYTASPLIGWRYIAVLPTRWAFRAVSALQRTTFLGLLGSLVISMGMALILAYRRSESLGHIFSQIREVLEPESRTSLDYKSIDLGVSRLIEQNSSMQQELNRQREQVFANFLNRLLNGYYRNPASLNQFGALLGLGDDGRHFTVLSIGFNCDIDLESPDMIDQLNKVKVVVKTEFQSAYRGKVWFYDPAEERIAAICVSPPRMPQQDLSGIVSDLCRTAARLLPAGISVGIGSSVENLVDIHRSYAEAREAEFYCRSTGEPGVHRFEEIERSLDNYHYPIEVEVRLLNSAAAGDASVVTQIFDTLIRENFELRGLPDEKIRFLLFEMRSTLAKLVSQLKLQASDYRVQDKDTNLEDVEELRRIFLEICRSVETRKKSHNFRLISAILEYLKKNYTDRNLSLASVAAAFSITESYLSFFFKEQTGEKFSACIERKRIEAAAELLKNSEASVLEIAKAAGYNSDKTFRRVFRRTKGASPSEYREEQRQRRVI; encoded by the coding sequence ATGGTTTCTCTCCGCGTCTTTACCCGCTTCCTGGCGACCTATATCCTGCTGATTTCTCTGCCTCTGATAACCGGAACCCTGCTGGTTCAAGCCCTGGTTGAGGAGTATGAGCGGAAGGTCACCGAATCGCAGATAACCCTGCTCGATCAGGGGCGCGCCGGGATCGAATCCTTGATGAACGATGTGGAGTGGCAGGCTTACCAGATCTCCGGAAACGCGAAACTGCTTCGCTTTCTCTCCAGCTCCGGGAAGGGAGATGGGCTGGATAATTTCCTGATGCGGGAAATCGTCAGCGACTTCAACTCGTATCTTCTTTACAGCAACATGATTACCTCCACCTTCTACGTCTACTGCCCGGATCAGGAAACAATATTCACTCCCTACTCGATCTACCACACCGGTGATTTTGTCGACGGTAAAACCTTCTTCCATATGCGCGAAATACGCACTGCCGATTGGCACGAGATGGTCTTCGCCCGCTACCACCTGGGAACCGTACTTCCCTCCAGGCCGGTTACCATCGAGGATTTCAAGAATAAGTCGATGATCCCCTATCTTCAGAGCATCCCCCTCGGCTATCTGCAAAGCAGCGAAGATGTGGAGGCGGCGGTCATTTTCTTAATCGGTGAAGATGAGATCAGCCGCCATCTTGAAAGCCTGGGCCTTCCGAGGGAGGGTTACGCCTATATGGTGGATGAAGATAACCGGGTGCTTACTGCTACGGGACGGGAAAAAGAGGATGTGCCTTACAGGGAACTGCCCGACATGCCTCATACGGGAGCATTCTGGTCCGAGGACGCTTCGCAGCTTGTGGTCTACACCGCATCACCGCTGATAGGATGGCGCTATATTGCAGTGCTTCCCACACGATGGGCCTTCCGGGCTGTCAGTGCGCTGCAGCGCACGACCTTTCTGGGATTGCTTGGGTCTCTGGTAATCTCCATGGGAATGGCCCTGATTCTCGCCTACCGGCGATCGGAAAGCCTCGGTCATATCTTCAGTCAGATCCGGGAGGTTCTGGAGCCGGAATCCAGGACTTCCCTGGACTACAAATCGATCGATTTAGGGGTCTCCCGACTGATTGAACAGAACTCAAGCATGCAGCAGGAGTTAAACAGGCAACGAGAGCAGGTCTTCGCTAACTTTTTGAACAGACTCCTGAACGGCTACTACCGTAATCCGGCCAGTCTGAATCAGTTCGGCGCGCTCCTCGGATTAGGGGACGACGGACGACACTTTACAGTGCTCTCCATAGGGTTCAACTGCGATATCGACCTGGAGAGTCCGGATATGATCGATCAGCTCAATAAGGTAAAGGTCGTCGTCAAGACCGAGTTCCAGAGCGCCTACAGGGGAAAAGTCTGGTTTTATGATCCCGCCGAGGAACGAATCGCCGCCATCTGCGTATCCCCGCCGCGTATGCCGCAGCAGGATCTTTCCGGGATTGTCTCCGATCTCTGTCGTACTGCGGCTCGTCTGCTGCCTGCAGGTATTTCAGTCGGCATCGGGAGCAGCGTCGAGAATCTCGTCGATATTCACCGTTCCTATGCAGAGGCCCGGGAGGCGGAGTTCTACTGCCGCAGTACCGGGGAGCCCGGGGTGCACCGTTTCGAGGAGATCGAGCGCTCTCTGGACAACTACCACTACCCCATTGAGGTGGAGGTGCGACTGCTCAACTCGGCAGCCGCTGGTGATGCATCTGTGGTGACGCAAATCTTTGATACGCTGATCCGGGAGAATTTTGAACTGCGCGGGCTCCCGGACGAGAAGATTCGCTTTCTCCTCTTCGAAATGCGTTCAACACTGGCAAAGCTTGTATCGCAGCTCAAGCTTCAGGCCTCGGATTACCGGGTGCAGGATAAAGATACCAACCTGGAGGATGTGGAGGAGCTTCGCAGAATCTTTCTGGAGATATGCCGTTCAGTGGAGACCCGTAAAAAGAGTCACAACTTTCGGCTTATTTCCGCCATTCTTGAATATCTAAAGAAGAATTATACAGACCGCAACCTCAGCCTGGCCTCGGTGGCGGCAGCCTTCTCGATTACCGAATCCTACCTCTCATTCTTCTTCAAGGAGCAGACCGGCGAGAAATTCTCTGCCTGCATCGAGCGAAAGCGGATAGAAGCGGCCGCTGAACTCCTGAAAAACTCAGAGGCCTCGGTGCTGGAGATAGCTAAAGCGGCCGGTTACAACAGCGACAAGACCTTTCGCCGGGTCTTTCGACGCACCAAGGGTGCAAGCCCCAGCGAATATCGCGAGGAGCAGCGTCAGCGGCGGGTTATCTGA
- a CDS encoding extracellular solute-binding protein, which translates to MKPALLIVSVVFILLSLVSCLPDKGSGQSGNPPKITAFLDTIIQDWEGQDYFAEEYFRKTGIRLEIIQPPHQQYMDSLFLYISSNRVPDVCEILPEYLPRLVNSKIAVQLDDFIEESMYLGSLDPEVLESVRYGDGHIYGFPARDGGGCVTYVRKDWLDAAGLEVPETWDEYLLMLEAFTYGDPDGNGIDDTYGLTDMFSASQDWYNRPVFQDARAEIYFDGTVWRDGFSDESVRGALSRLLDLYNRSLIDPSFISNTTYSARTKFFNGEVGSITYWANHWARNLYERTRATVGKKAEVVSIPAIEGARYIRRISPLLVITSGAEYPGFVFTNFIDRQYDKGEIQTLFTYGVEGYHWSKQSGTPRFLPNPEDPYHAPFTKAFVPPTAVLNDWQQPMSLDSLVVPAVMHLNQNPDYDRLRNGGEAYDRYFNEIERNLKPDIITAIVTGQLSIDEGLARYRLESAELKIDRILDELNHGNQITRR; encoded by the coding sequence ATGAAACCCGCGCTGCTCATCGTTTCTGTTGTTTTCATCCTCTTGTCCCTGGTCTCCTGTCTTCCGGATAAGGGTTCCGGACAGAGCGGGAATCCGCCGAAGATCACCGCTTTTCTCGATACAATCATTCAGGATTGGGAAGGGCAGGATTATTTTGCCGAGGAGTACTTCAGGAAAACGGGAATTCGCCTCGAGATCATTCAGCCGCCCCATCAACAGTATATGGACTCCCTGTTTCTCTACATCTCATCCAACCGGGTTCCCGATGTGTGCGAGATCCTGCCGGAGTATCTGCCGCGCCTGGTGAACTCGAAGATCGCGGTTCAACTCGACGACTTTATCGAGGAGTCGATGTACCTCGGGAGCCTTGATCCTGAAGTCCTTGAGTCGGTGCGCTACGGGGACGGGCACATATACGGATTTCCTGCCAGGGACGGCGGCGGATGCGTAACCTATGTACGCAAGGATTGGCTGGACGCTGCAGGTCTCGAGGTTCCCGAAACATGGGATGAGTATCTTCTGATGCTGGAAGCCTTTACCTACGGGGATCCGGACGGAAACGGCATTGACGATACCTATGGCTTGACGGATATGTTTTCGGCAAGCCAGGACTGGTACAACCGGCCGGTCTTTCAGGACGCCAGGGCGGAAATCTATTTCGACGGAACAGTGTGGCGCGACGGGTTTTCCGATGAGTCGGTCCGGGGTGCCCTTTCCCGACTGCTCGATCTCTATAACCGGAGCCTGATCGATCCCAGTTTTATCTCTAATACCACCTATTCTGCCCGGACGAAGTTCTTCAATGGAGAAGTGGGGAGTATAACCTACTGGGCCAACCACTGGGCCCGAAACCTCTATGAGCGCACCCGGGCAACGGTGGGCAAAAAGGCCGAAGTCGTCTCCATCCCGGCCATCGAAGGTGCACGCTATATTCGGCGGATCAGCCCTCTTCTGGTTATCACCAGCGGCGCGGAGTATCCAGGCTTCGTGTTTACCAACTTCATCGACCGGCAGTACGACAAGGGCGAGATACAGACTCTTTTTACCTACGGAGTTGAGGGATACCACTGGTCGAAGCAGTCCGGAACACCGCGTTTTCTGCCCAATCCGGAGGATCCCTACCACGCCCCGTTCACCAAGGCCTTTGTACCGCCGACGGCGGTGCTTAACGATTGGCAACAGCCGATGTCTCTTGATTCGTTGGTCGTACCGGCGGTAATGCATCTGAACCAAAATCCTGATTACGACCGGCTGCGCAACGGCGGAGAGGCCTACGACCGCTACTTTAACGAGATCGAACGAAACTTGAAGCCGGATATTATAACCGCCATTGTAACCGGGCAGCTTAGTATCGACGAAGGCCTGGCCCGTTATCGGCTGGAGTCCGCGGAGCTCAAGATCGACCGGATCCTGGACGAGTTAAACCACGGGAATCAGATAACCCGCCGCTGA
- a CDS encoding CopG family transcriptional regulator has product MAKTITIRIDDDTYKLFKTAAEGERRSISNFIEYATIAFLTEESFVSDNEMDEILNNKEILTALNQGKKEIAEGKYRIVG; this is encoded by the coding sequence ATGGCTAAGACTATAACAATTCGCATTGATGATGATACATACAAACTATTTAAAACTGCTGCAGAAGGTGAAAGACGCTCAATCTCAAATTTCATCGAATATGCAACCATCGCATTCCTCACGGAAGAAAGCTTTGTATCTGACAATGAAATGGATGAGATACTCAATAACAAAGAAATCCTGACTGCATTAAACCAGGGAAAGAAAGAAATCGCAGAAGGAAAGTACAGAATTGTCGGATAA
- a CDS encoding type II toxin-antitoxin system mRNA interferase toxin, RelE/StbE family has product MSDNYKIAETENFQKKIKRPQYKKLYRKIVDYVYPLIKRNPYFGPNIKRLKGDYSDFYRYRIGNYRLFYSIKEHEIIIYIIDIAHRKDAYR; this is encoded by the coding sequence TTGTCGGATAACTATAAAATTGCAGAAACTGAAAACTTTCAAAAAAAGATAAAAAGACCGCAGTATAAAAAGCTGTACAGGAAAATCGTAGACTATGTCTATCCGCTGATAAAACGCAATCCATACTTCGGTCCGAATATTAAGCGTTTGAAAGGCGATTATAGTGATTTCTATAGGTATAGAATTGGTAACTATCGGCTATTCTACAGTATTAAGGAGCATGAAATAATCATATATATAATCGATATTGCACATCGGAAAGATGCATATCGGTGA